From the Streptomyces sp. NBC_00390 genome, the window TTCTTGCCCTGCTTGTACAGAGCGATCGCCTCGCGGGCCTTGCTCTGGGCGCTGGCTATGGCGTTGGAGTAGCGCTCCAGGGCGCCGGCGGCGGCTTCGAAGGCGTCGGCGGCGTGCAGCCAGTCGGTGGGCAGGGTGGAGAACTTCTCCCGGAAGGTGTCGGCCGCCTCGCCCTTCCAGTGGTTGGAGTCGAGCTTCCGCATGCCGCCGCCGACCAGGTCGAACGCCTTCTGGAAGTCACGCAGGTTCTTCACCGAGTCGGCGATCTTCGTCGGGTTGCCGTGGATCAGCTCGTTCGGCTCATCGGTCTGGCCGAGCTGCTGCTCACCGACCTCGGCGCCCAGCGAGGAGGCCCACTTGTCGCCCGTGTCCTCGACAATTTCGGCCACCGCGGCTTGACCGTGGTCCCGCAGGTATGCGCCGGCCTTGTCGCTGGCGTAGTCGACGCCCTCGCCGACCAGCTCCTTGCCCTTGTCGATCCCCTCGCTGACCCCGTCGACGATCTTGTCGGTCGCCTTGCCGGCAAGGTCACCGAGGACCCCCCAATCCCCCATCAGCGACTCTCCCCCCACCGCGGCTCCTCGGCCTGCGCGACCGTCGCCTCGTCCGGATCGAACCTCTCGCGGAAGTCCGCATCCACGTGCTCACGCATCGTGGGATTGATTCCGGCCGGGCCGTCCACCGTGTCCAAGAACGCGTCCCCCACGTCGTACGCGGTGTTGTTCCAGGTCTGCTTCGACTCCTCGTGCGCCTGCACCATGTCGTCCCAGTCCCACTTCGCGTTGTCGTACGGGGACTGGGACTTGATGTCGTCCCAGCTCTTGTCCTTGACCTGGTCCTCGGTCAGGTGCGGGTTCCCGTTGAGCGAGTTGACACTGATCTTGATGGTGTCCTTGACGTACTGGTCGTGCTCGTTGAACCCGCCCGCCGACAGACCTACAGCCAGCGCGAAGCCGTTGCCCCGCAGGGTCAGCTCGCGCACGCCCCACTCCCAGCGCTCGCAGAACGTCTCGAACTTCGCCGTCAGCAGCCCGTGGCCCAACTCCAGGCCCGACAGCGCGAGGTCGGCGAAACCCCGCCCGGTGGTGGCCTCGCCGATCATGCCGAGCTCCTTCAGCTCGGCATGCGCCAGGTTGATGCCGTTCGCGATGTCCTTGAGCGCCGACTGCGGCGCCTGCAGATCAGGATCGTTCCCGCTCACACTGTCCCCCCGAGATCCGCCGCCACCGCATCGGGCACGACGCCCGCGGCCGGCGGAAACAACATGCCCCCGTCGCTGCCCGTATCCAGCGCAACGCCCGCCGGACCCGGCAGCATCGGCACCAACACAGCAGCACGCCGGAATTCACTCAGCAACACCGCAAACTCACGCCGAGCAAGGGGCAGTCGCTCATCCGACCGAGATGCGTGTGTCGCTGCCGTAGTACCCGGACTCGTCTTCGCAGAAGGGTGATCCGATGGTGCATCGTTCAAGTAGGCGATTCTGGAACGCTGTTCGGGCCTCGATGTTTCATCCCCGTGATCGGCCATGCACGGAATGCTGCCTGATCACCTTCCCGGCAGCAACGGACTAAAATGGTCACTGATGGTCATAAGTGATGTGCTTCAAGCCATAGTTGGCCATGCCGGCGAGGTGCCATTTACGTGATCCACCGGCGCGTGCCGCGTCCCCGACAGACGTAGCGAACTCCGCGCATGTGCAGAGCTTCGCTTCGGGTGGTGCGTCGGGGTGTGGTGGAACAGACGGTGACGGCGTCGAGGGCGGCGCGCGAATCAGGTGAGGTGGCGGGACGGGCAGTTCGGCCACATCGTCGGGTGGGCCGCAAGGCCGTCATTCTGCAGGCGCTCGCGCCGGGTGCCGCCCCGGTATCGGCGAGGTCAGCCCCGCCGGCCGCTGAGCTCGCGGGTCAGGTCCGTCAGGGCGCGCAGGGCCGGGTGCGGTGTGGCGGCGCGCCAGACGAGGAGGACCGGGACCGGCGGGGCGTCCGTCAGCGGGAGGTAGGCGACGCCGGGGTTGGTGTGCATCTCGGCGGTGGAGGCCGCCGAGACGCCCACACCGCGGCCCGCGGCGATCGCGGTGAGCCAGTCGTCGGTGTTGCTGACCGTGAGCGTGGTGGCCGGACGGGCGGCGGCCGGCCAGAGGTCCGGGGTCGTCATGCCGGAGACGGTGTTCAGTACGAGGGGCTCGGCCGTCAGGTCGGCGAGGGTGAGCGAGGTGCGGTCCGCGAGCGGGCCGTCCGCCGTCACCGCCGCCACGCGGGGCTCCGTGAACAGCACCTCGGTGACCAGGCCGGGTGAGTCCACCGGGCGGCGCAGGACGGCGGCGTCGACCTCGCCGCGGGTGAGTCCGGCCGTGCGGTCGTCGATGCGCAGGAGTTCCAGCGGAGTGTCGGGGTGCTCGCGCTCCCAGCGGCGCAGCAGCGGTGTGGTGTACGGGCCGAGGGCGGACCAGGCGTGTCCCAGCCGCAGCGGCCTGCGGCGCAGCCGGGTGGTGTCGAGCGCGTCGTCGAAGGCGGCGACGGCGGCGGCCGCCCTGTCGCGGAACGCCAGGCCCTCGGTGGTCAGCGCGAGGTGGTGGGTGGACCGGTCCACCAGGCGGATGCCGAGGTGTTTCTCGAGAGCGGCGAGGGCGCGGGAGACGCTGGGCTGGGTGAGGCCCAGGCGGGCGGCGGCGCGGGTCACGCTCGATTCCTCGGCGATGGCGAGGAAGCAGCGGAGATGGCGCAGCTCGATGCTCATACGTCTGGAGCATAACGGCAGTGAGACCGGCATTTCACGGGAGGCGTGCGGGTCCGTAGCGTGGGAGGGGTGAGCAAGGGGCCGCCACGGCCCCGGCCGAAACCATCAGGGAGGCGCTGAGGTGCGGGACGCACACGCCGGGGGCGGTACGGGACCGGCCTCGCCACGCGGCACGGCGCAGGCGGCCGTCCCCGCCGGGGGCGCGCCCGGCGGCTCGACGGGACGGGCCCCGGCGCGCGGCGCGGCGGCCGTCGAGGTGTCCGAGGCCGCCGCCTCGGTCGCACTGCCCGAGGCCGCCGGTGCGCTCGACGCGCAGCGGGCCGGCGGCGGTCCCTCCCGGCGGGCGCTCGGGCCGGTGGCGCTCGTCGTCGCCGGTGCGCTGTCCGTGCAGTTCGGCGCCGCCATTGCCGTCATGCTGATGCCGCGTGCCGGTGCCCTCGGGGTGGTCACGCTGCGCCTCGTCCTCGCCGCGCTCGTCCTGCTCGCCTTCTGCCGGCCCCGGCTGCGCGGGCACACGCGCGCCGACTGGGGCACGGTGGTCGCCTTCGGCACCGCCATGGCCGCCATGAACGTGCTCTTCTACCAGGCCGTCGACCGCATCCCGCTGGGCGCGGCCGTCACGCTGGAGGTCCTCGGTCCGCTCGCCCTGTCGGTGATCGCCTCGCGGAGGCTGGTCAACCTCCTGTGGGCGGGGCTCGCGCTCGGCGGCGTCGTCCTGCTCAGCGGCGGCGGGTTCGAGCGGCTCGATCCGGTCGGTGCGGCGTTCGCCCTGGCCGCGGGCGCGATGTGGGCGGCGTACATCGTCTTCAGCGCCCGTACCGGGCGGCGCTTCCCGCAGGCCGACGGGCTGGCGCTGGCGATGGGCGTCGGTGCGCTGCTCAGTCTGCCGCTGGGCATCTGGGAGTCCGGGTCCGTGCTGCTGGTGCCCTCCACGATCGGGCTCGGGCTCGCGGTCGCGCTGATGTCGTCGGTGCTGCCGTACACGCTGGAGCTGCTGGCGCTGCGCAGGCTGCCCGCGCCGACGTTCGCGGTGCTGATGAGCCTGGAGCCGGCGATCGCGGCGACGGCCGGATTCCTTGTGCTGCATCAAGCCCTTTCGCCGGCCGAAGGGTTGGCGATCGTGCTGGTCATCGCCGCGAGCATGGGTGCGGTGCGGACGCAGGTGGCGGGAAAGCGCTAAAAGCCAAAGCAAGCATGCTTGCTTGTTTCTCGGTGCGCTGTCATGCTCCGGGGCACACGTCCCCTGGTCTTCGACGCGTGGTCTTCGACACGTGGCCTCGACAGGGGGCCCCGTGCCCAACGCCGTGCCCCCGAGGGAGCGCATCGTGTCCGATCCGGCCGCCGTACTCGATGACCTGCGCAGCGAGAGCGAGGAACTCGATGAGCTCGTCGGGGAGTTGAGCCCCGAGCAGTGGGCGTCACCGACCCCCGCGGCGGGCTGGAGCGTCGCGCACCAGATCGCCCATCTCGCCTGGACCGACCGGGCCGCGCTGATCGCCGTCACCGACCCCGAGGGCTTCGCCGCCGAGGTCGAGACAGCATTCGCGGCGCCGGACTCGTTCGTCGACGAGGGTGCGCACGAGGGCGCCGCGCTGCCGCCCGCGGAGCTGCTGGCCCGCTGGCGCGCCGGCCGTGACCGGCTTCAGCAGGCCCTGCGCGAGGCCCCGGCTGGGAGCCGTTTCCCCTGGTACGGGCCGTCGATGAGCGCCCCCTCGATGGCCACCGCCCGCCTGATGGAGACATGGGCGCACGGCCAGGACATCGCCGACGCGCTCGGCGTCACCCGCCGCCCGACCGTGCGGCTCGCCCAGGTGGCCCGGATCGGGGTGCGGACCCGGGACTTCGCGTTCGGGGTGCACGGCCTGACCCCGCCCGCGGAGCCGTTCCGGGTGGAACTGACCGGCCCGGACGGCGAGCTGTGGACGTACGGCCCAGAGGACGCGGCGCAGAAGGTCGCCGGGCCCGCGCTGGACTTCTGTCTGCTG encodes:
- a CDS encoding LysR family transcriptional regulator; this encodes MSIELRHLRCFLAIAEESSVTRAAARLGLTQPSVSRALAALEKHLGIRLVDRSTHHLALTTEGLAFRDRAAAAVAAFDDALDTTRLRRRPLRLGHAWSALGPYTTPLLRRWEREHPDTPLELLRIDDRTAGLTRGEVDAAVLRRPVDSPGLVTEVLFTEPRVAAVTADGPLADRTSLTLADLTAEPLVLNTVSGMTTPDLWPAAARPATTLTVSNTDDWLTAIAAGRGVGVSAASTAEMHTNPGVAYLPLTDAPPVPVLLVWRAATPHPALRALTDLTRELSGRRG
- a CDS encoding TIGR03084 family metal-binding protein produces the protein MSDPAAVLDDLRSESEELDELVGELSPEQWASPTPAAGWSVAHQIAHLAWTDRAALIAVTDPEGFAAEVETAFAAPDSFVDEGAHEGAALPPAELLARWRAGRDRLQQALREAPAGSRFPWYGPSMSAPSMATARLMETWAHGQDIADALGVTRRPTVRLAQVARIGVRTRDFAFGVHGLTPPAEPFRVELTGPDGELWTYGPEDAAQKVAGPALDFCLLVTQRAHRGDLSLRAQGQDADRWLDIAQAFAGPPGKGREPRGAGA
- a CDS encoding EamA family transporter, with product MSEAAASVALPEAAGALDAQRAGGGPSRRALGPVALVVAGALSVQFGAAIAVMLMPRAGALGVVTLRLVLAALVLLAFCRPRLRGHTRADWGTVVAFGTAMAAMNVLFYQAVDRIPLGAAVTLEVLGPLALSVIASRRLVNLLWAGLALGGVVLLSGGGFERLDPVGAAFALAAGAMWAAYIVFSARTGRRFPQADGLALAMGVGALLSLPLGIWESGSVLLVPSTIGLGLAVALMSSVLPYTLELLALRRLPAPTFAVLMSLEPAIAATAGFLVLHQALSPAEGLAIVLVIAASMGAVRTQVAGKR